A section of the Chelmon rostratus isolate fCheRos1 chromosome 16, fCheRos1.pri, whole genome shotgun sequence genome encodes:
- the LOC121619091 gene encoding glycogen synthase kinase-3 beta-like isoform X2, translating to MPRRDSGKVTTVVATPGQGPDRPQEVSYTDIKVIGNGSFGVVYQARLIDSQEMVAIKKVLQDKRFKNRELQIMRKLDHCNIVRLRYFFYSSGEKKDEVYLNLVLDFVPETVYRVARHFNKAKSIIPIIYVKVYMYQLFRSLAYIHSQGVCHRDIKPQNLLVDPETAILKLCDFGSAKQLVRGEPNVSYICSRYYRAPELIFGATDYTANIDIWSAGCVLAELLLGQPIFPGDSGVDQLVEIIKVLGTPTREQIREMNPNYTEFKFPQIKAHPWTKVFKPRTPPEAITLCSRLLEYTPASRFSPLEACSHAFFDELRQPNTRLPSGRELPMLFNFSPTELSIQPQLNSTLIPPHARSHTAASAHDGPGSDSSQHSSVPGSLNSI from the exons GAGACAGCGGGAAGGTGACGACGGTCGTGGCCACACCAGGTCAGGGACCCGACCGCCCACAAGAAGTCTCTTACACTGACATCAAG GTGATTGGCAATGGGTCATTTGGTGTGGTGTACCAAGCTCGCCTCATCGACAGCCAAGAGATGGTGGCCATTAAGAAGGTTCTGCAGGATAAGAGGTTCAAG AATCGGGAACTACAGATCATGAGGAAGCTGGATCACTGCAATATCGTCAGACTACGTTACTTCTTCTACTCCAGTGGCGAGAAG AAAGATGAAGTGTATCTCAACCTGGTGCTGGATTTTGTCCCTGAGACGGTGTACAGGGTTGCCAGGCATTTTAACAAGGCCAAGAGCATCATTCCTATCATATATGTGAAG GTGTACATGTACCAGTTGTTTCGCAGTCTGGCTTATATCCATTCCCAGGGCGTGTGTCACAGAGACATCAAGCCCCAGAACCTGCTTGTCGACCCAGAAACTGCCATCCTCAAGCTGTGTGACTTTGGCAG CGCCAAGCAGCTGGTCCGCGGTGAACCCAACGTGTCGTATATATGCTCACGGTATTATCGCGCCCCCGAGCTCATTTTTGGTGCCACAGACTACACGGCAAACATTGACATCTGGTCAGCAGGCTGCGTACTGGCCGAGCTGCTGCTCGGACAACCCATATTCCCCGGTGACAGTGGGGTGGACCAACTAGTAGAGATTATCaag GTGCTGGGAACCCCAACAAGGGAACAAATTCGTGAGATGAACCCAAACTACACAGAATTTAAGTTCCCTCAGATTAAAGCTCATCCGTGGACCAAG GTGTTTAAACCTCGCACCCCTCCAGAAGCCATTACTCTCTGCTCCCGGCTGCTGGAGTACACGCCGGCCTCTCGGTTCTCCCCGCTAGAGGCCTGTTCACATGCCTTCTTCGACGAGCTGCGCCAGCCCAACACACGACTGCCCAGCGGCCGAGAACTGCCCATGCTCTTCAACTTCAGCCCTACAG agCTGTCAATCCAACCCCAGCTGAACTCAACCCTCATTCCTCCTCATGCTCGCTCTCATACAGCTGCTTCCGCCCACG ATGGTCCCGGTTCAGACTCATCTCAACACAGTTCAGTACCAGGATCTCTTAACAGCATCTGA